The Streptococcus mitis genomic sequence TCGACTATACAAAGCGTGGCATTGAGCCTCTCTTTGCAGCGCCAAAGACTGCTCGCATCAATATCATCGGTCAAGCGCCTGGTCTTAAAACCCAAGAAGCAGGCCTTTACTGGAAGGACAAAAGTGGTGACCGTTTGCGGGACTGGTTAGGTGTGGATGAAGATACCTTTTACAATTCAGGTTATTTTGCTGTTTTGCCTATGGATTTCTACTTTCCAGGCCATGGCAAGTCAGGTGATTTACCACCGCGAGCGGGTTTTGCAGAAAAATGGCATCCGCAGCTCTTGCGAGAATTGCCCGATATTCAGTTGACCCTCTTGATTGGCCAGTATGCCCAAGCCTACTATTTACGGGAGAAAGTTAGTGGCAAGGTAACAGAACGGGTAAAACATTACCAGAACTACTTGCCAACCTATTTTCCACTAGTTCACCCTTCACCACGAAATCAAATCTGGATGGCCAAAAATCCTTGGTTTGAGTCAGAAGTGGTGCCAGATTTGAAAAAAAGAATTAAAACCATTTTATAGTCAATGAAAATCAAAGAGCAAACTAGGAAGCCAGCCGTAGGTTGCTCAAAACACAGTTTTGAGGTTGTGGATAGAACTGACGAAGTCAGCTCGAAACACTGTTTTGAGGTTGTGGATAAAACTGACGAAGTCAGTAACCATACCTACGGTAAGGTGACGCTGACGTGGTTTGAAGAGATTTTCGAAGAGTATTAGGAGAAAAAGAATGAAAGAAATTACCTTTGACGCATTTTACCAACTTTATCAAAACGACCAACTTTCTCTAGTGGACGTGAGAGAAGTGGATGAATTTGAAACTCTTCATTTAGAAGGTGCCCACAACCTACCGCTTAGTCAATTAGCTGATAGCTATGATCAGTTGGACAAGGATCAGTTGCATTATGTCATTTGTAAAGCTGGAATGAGATCAGCGCGTGCTTGCCAATTCCTATCAGAACAAGGTTATAATGTTATCAATGTACAAGGTGGTATGACTGCCTTTGAAGAACTCTAAACGTAAGAATTTTCTCCTACTTGGTGTAGACTGGGTAGGAGAGTTTTATTTTTAGATAATTCATACTTTTTAGAATTTTAAAAACATTTAACATTTTGCTTCGTGTTGCTTTTTTCAGACTCCCAATCGTGGTATACTAGGTCAGTATTTTATAAATATGAAGGAGATTTTCATGGCTAAAAAAGGTGCCCTAACAGGTTTGCTCCTGTTTGGAATATTTTTTGGTGCGGGAAACTTGATTTTTCCGCCTTCTCTAGGTGCTTTATCTGGAGAACATTTTCTTCCTGCCATCGCAGGTTTTGTCTTTTCAGGCGTCGGTATCGCCGTCTTGACCCTTATTATTGGAACGCTAAATCCTAAAGGATATATTCACGAGATTTCAACAAAGATAGCGCCTTGGTTTGCGACTCTGTACCTCGTAGTTCTCTATTTGTCAATTGGCCCATTCTTTGCTATCCCACGTACTGCTACAACGGCTTACGAAGTAGGTATTAGCCCCCTTCTGTCGGATGCAAATAAAGGTCTAGGCTTGATTGTCTTTACCCTTCTTTACTTTGCGGCAGCGTATCTAATCTCGCTTAATCCATCAAAAATCTTAGACCGTATCGGTCGTATTTTAACACCAGTCTTTGCGATTTTGATTGTTATCTTGGTTGTTCTAGGAGCTATCAAATACGGTGGAACAAGCCCTCAAGCTGCGTCAGCTGCTTATCAAGCTTCTGCATTTGGTACAGGTTTCCTAGAAGGTTACAATACCTTGGACGCCCTTGCTTCAGTTGCTTTTAGTGTAATCGCAGTTCAAACCTTGAAACAACTTGGGTTTTCAAGTAAGAAAGAATACATTTCAACTATTTGGGTGGTTGGTATCGTTGTTGCCCTTGCCTTCAGCGCTCTTTACATCGGTTTAGGTTTCCTTGGAAATCATTTCCCAGTACCAGCTGAAGCGATGAAGGGTGGAACACCAGGTGTTTACATCTTGTCACAAGCTACTCAAGAAATCTTTGGCTCAACAGCCCAACTCTTCCTTGCAGCTATGGTTACCGTAACCTGCTTCACAACAACGGTTGGTTTGATTGTGTCAACAGCTGAGTTCTTTAATGAACGTTTCCCACAAATCAGCTATAAAGTTTATGCGACAGCCTTTACCTTGATTGGATTTGCTATTGCCAATTTAGGTCTTGATGCGATTATCAAGTACTCCATTCCAGTACTGGTTATTTTGTACCCAATCACGATTGCCATCGTTATGATTGTCATTGTCAACAAATTTGTTGCCCTTTCAAAACCAGGTATGCAGTTGACAATTGCTGTTGTTACAGCTATTGCTATTGCAAGCGTACTAGGAAGCTCATTTAAAGTTGAGTTTCTTGCAAACCTTGTCAACGCTCTTCCTTTTGCCAAGGCATCACTTCCATGGTTAGTACCAGCCGTTGTCGGAATCTTGCTCTCATTGGTTCTACCAAACAAGCAAGAAAGCGATGTTTTTGAAATGGAATAATCATTAAAATCACTCTTGTAGCTAAGTCTACAGGAGTGATTTTCTTTTTTTATCCGATGATAAATGTGTTATAATAGGTAGCAAAAGAGGTGAAGAAATGAATCAAACAGTAGAATATATCAAAGAACTGACAGCCATTGCGTCGCCAACGGGCTTCACTCGAGAGATTTCGGACTATTTAGTCAAGACTCTAGACGGTTTTGGTTACCAGCCGGTTCGTACAGCCAAGGGCGGTGTCAATGTGACCATCAAAGGTCAAAATGATGAAGAGCATCGCTATGTGACTGCCCATGTTGATACGCTGGGGGCCATTGTCCGTGCTGTCAAACCAGACGGTCGTCTTAAAATGGACCGTATCGGTGGTTTTCCTTGGAACATGATTGAAGGTGAAAACTGTACCGTTCATGTGGCTAGCACAGGTCAAAAAGTATCAGGAACCATCCTCATCCACCAAACTTCTTGCCATGTCTACAAGGATGCAGGAACTGCAGAACGCACGCAGGACAATATGGAAGTGCGTTTGGACGCCAAAGTAACCAATGAAAAAGAAACTCGTGCTCTTGGCATTGAGGTCGGCGATTTTATCAGCTTTGACCCACGAACTTTCGTGACAGAGACAGGCTTTATCAAGTCTCGTCATTTGGACGATAAGGTTAGCGCAGCGATTTTGCTTAACCTACTTCGTATATATAAGGAAGAGAAGATTGAATTGCCAATAACAACCCATTTTGCTTTTTCAGTTTTTGAAGAGGTGGGACACGGTGCTAACTCTAATATCCCTGCTCAGGTAGTAGAATATCTGGCTGTGGATATGGGAGCTATGGGAGATGACCAGCAAACAGATGAGTACACAGTATCTATCTGTGTAAAGGATGCTTCAGGTCCTTATCACTATGACTTCCGTCAACATTTGGTTGATTTGGCTAAAGAGCAAGATATTCCATTTAAACTGGATATCTATCCATTTTATGGTTCGGACGCTTCAGCGGCTATGTCTGCAGGTGCAGAAGTCAAACACGCCCTTCTCGGTGCTGGTATCGAATCTAGTCACTCATATGAACGTACTCATATTGACTCGGTGGTCGCAACAGAACGAATGGTCGATGCTTACCTTAAGAGTGCATTGGTAGATTGATATGTGTCTGATTTGCCAGAGAATTGAGCTCATTAAGAAGGGAGAAAATCCCTATTTTGTGAGAGAACTAGAAACAGGCTATCTTGTGATTGGAGACCACCAGTATTTTGCAGGCTATAGTCTCTTTTTAGCCAAGGAACACGTTACAGAATTGCATCATTTAGAGAAGGAAACTAGAATCCGTTTTCTAGAGGAAATGAGTTTAGTCCAAGAGGCAGTTGCCAAGTCCTTTGCTGCCGAGAAAATGAATATTGAACTTTTAGGAAATGGCGATGCCCATCTCCACTGGCATCTTTTCCCTAGACGAACAGGTGATATGAATGGTCACGGTCTCAAGGGGCGTGGGCCAGTCTGGTGGGTTCCCTTTGAAGAAATGACAGCAGAAACCTGCCAAGCAAAACCGGATGAGATGAAAAGATTAGTCAAACATTTATCGTTAGAAGTAGATAAACTATTAGAAATAAAGGAGTAGAAATGAAAAAAAGATACCTTATCTTGACAGCTTTGCTAGCCTTGAGTCTAGCAGCTTGTTCACAAGAAAAAGCAAAAAATGAAGATGGAGCAGCTAAGACAGAACAAACAGCTAAAGCTGATGGAACAGTCGGAAGTAAGCCTCAAGGAGCTGCCCAGAAAAAAGCAGAAGTGGTCAATAAAGGAGACTACTACAGCATCCAAGGGAAATACGATGAAATCATCGTAGCCAATAAACACTATCCATTGTCAAAAGACTACAATCCAGGGGAAAATCCAACAGCCAAGGCTGAGTTGGTCAAACTCATCAAAGCTATGCAAGAGGCAGGTTTTCCAATCAGTGATCATTATAGTGGTTTTAGAAGTTATGAAACTCAGAACAAGCTCTATCAAGATTATGTCAACCAAGATGGGAAGGAAGCAGCTGACCGTTACTCTGCCCGTCCTGGATATAGCGAACACCAAACTGGCTTGGCCTTTGATGTTATTGGGACTGATGGTGATTTAGTAACAGAAGAAAAAGCGGCTCAATGGCTCTTGGACCATGCGGCTGATTATGGCTTTGTTGTCCGTTATCTCAAAGGTAAAGAAAAAGAAACGGGATATATGGCTGAAGAATGGCACCTTCGTTATGTCGGAAAAGAAGCAAAAGAAATTGCTGAGAGTGGTCTCAGTTTGGAAGAGTACTACGGATTTGAAGGTGGAGATTATGTCAATTAATACTCTTCGAAAATCAAATTCAAACCACGTCAGCGTCGCCTTACCGTACTCAAGTACAGCCTGCGGCTAGCTTCCTAGTTTGCTCTTTGATTTTCATTGAGTATAAAAAATAAACTTTTCTCTTGCAATTACAGATAAATAGTGTATAATAGATAAGTATGTGTAAAGCATACTTGTGGGAGGTAAAAATCTTTAATTACCGCCAAAACCACAAAGGAGGATTTAAAAATGGCTAAAAAAGTCGAAAAACTTGTAAAATTGCAAATCCCTGCTGGTAAAGCTACACCAGCTCCACCGGTTGGACCTGCTCTTGGTCAAGCTGGTATCAACATCATGGGATTCACAAAAGAGTTCAACGCTCGTACAGCTGACCAAGCTGGTATGATTATTCCAGTTGTTATCTCAGTTTACGAAGATAAATCATTTACTTTCATCACTAAAACACCACCAGCTGCTGTTCTTTTGAAAAAAGCTGCAGGTGTTGAAAAAGGATCAGGTACACCTAACAAAACTAAAGTTGCTACAGTTACTCGTGCACAAGTACAAGAAATTGCAGAAACTAAGATGCCAGATTTGAACGCAGCAAACGTAGAGTCTGCAATGCGTATGATCGAAGGTACTGCTCGTTCTATGGGATTCACTGTTGTTGACTAATCAATAACATAGTAGAAAATCTCACAGCAGTCTATTAGTTGCTTTTCATACTAGGCAAGTGACTGAAGCTTGTACTTGGGTACAGCAAGGGAACTTAACGAAGTAGGAAAAGAAAAATAATAGACTGATAACCCGCAAGACTTCATCATTTCGAGAAGTGACGTGGGAGATGAAAATCGATTGAACCACTTACAAGGAGAATAGAAAATGGCTAAAAAAAGCAAACAACTTCGTGCTGCTCTTGAGAAAATTGACAGCACAAAAGCATACAGCGTAGAAGAAGCTGTAGCACTTGCAAAAGAAACTAACTTTGCAAAATTTGACGCAACTGTAGAAGTTGCTTACAACTTGAACATCGACGTTAAAAAAGCTGACCAACAAATCCGTGGAGCAATGGTATTGCCAAACGGTACTGGTAAAACTTCACGCGTTCTTGTTTTCGCACGTGGTGCAAAAGCTGAAGAAGCAAAAGCTGCTGGTGCAGACTTTGTTGGTGAAGATGACCTTGTTGCTAAAATCAACGACGGTTGGTTGGACTTCGACGTAGTTATCGCTACACCTGACATGATGGCTCTTGTTGGACGTCTTGGACGTGTCCTTGGACCACGTAACTTGATGCCAAACCCTAAAACTGGTACTGTAACTATGGATGTTGCTAAAGCAGTTGAAGAGTCTAAAGGTGGTAAAATCACTTACCGTGCAGACCGTGCAGGTAACGTTCAAGCTATCATCGGTAAAGTATCATTTGAAGCTGAAAAATTGGTTGAAAACTTCAAAGCTTTCAACGAAACAATCCAAAAAGCAAAACCAGCTACAGCTAAAGGAACTTACGTAACAAACTTGACTATCACAACTACTCAAGGTGTTGGTATCAAAGTTGACGTAAACTCACTTTAATCAGTAGTTTATATCAGAGAACGAGTACGAAAGTGCTCGTTTTTTTAGGTACTATGAACATTCCGTTCATCTGAGGTGTAAGTTCTCTGCGAGGATTATATACTAGTAAACCCAAAAGTTATTCCCAAGTCTAACTATTGTGAGTAGCTTATCGAACGGCATTAGGATAGACTGTTTAAGTCTGACGCTGGAAATAAGAATCGGCAGAGGAAGAGATAGAGAAATCTTGGCTATACGAATAGGCACGTGATATATAGCGGATAAGGAGATCAGCAAATCTAAAGTACAAATATGTAGTCGTAACCTATATGCGTAAACTAGGTGAGCAATTGAATTCGAATTAGAGAGGTGATTAATAGATTTATGCTATAGTCATGGCAGCTTGTGTGCTTTTGATTCTAGTTTATCAAATAATAGATTAGAATTGTCAGATAATATAATTTTATGTTATAATAAAGAAAAAATAGAGGTGTTCAAATGTCAGAAGCAGGTCATAAGTTTTAAGCAAAACTGGGGAAAAAACGCTTACGTCCAGGTGGAAAACGTGCCACAGATTGGTTAATTGCGGAAGGAGGATTTTCAAAAGAAAAGAGAATACTAGAAGTTGCTTGTAATAGGGGAACTACAGCAATTGAGTTGGCACAGCGTTTTGGTTGCAAGATAACTGCTGTTGATATGGATGCTCAAGCTCTAGAAGTGGCTAAAAAATCTGCTGAAACGGCAGGTGTTGATCATTTGATCAGATTTGAAAGAGCAAATGCAATGAAACTTCCTTATGAAGATGCTAGTTTTGATATTGTTATAAATGAAGCTATGCTGACTATGCAAGCCGATCAAGCTAAGAAAAAATGTGTAATGGAGTATCTAAGGGTTTTAAAACCTGAAGGTCTTCTCTTGACACATGATGTGCTTCTTAAGGAAGCTAAAGAGTCTGTCAGACAGGAATTATCACAAGCAATTCATGTAAATGTAGGTCCTTTAACTCAAGATGGTTGGGAACAGGTGATGATAGAATCAGGTTATCGTGATGTGAAAGTATTGACTGGTGAAATGACATTAATGAAATTATCAGGTATGATTTATGACGAAGGTTGGCTAGGAACCTTAAAAATTTGTGTAAATGCTTGTAAAAAGGAGAATAGAAAGCAGTTTTTAACTATGTATAAAATGTTCGCTAAAAATAAACAGAAATTGGGCTTTATTGCTATGGCTAGTTATAAATCGTCAAATCGTTAGATAATTATTGAAGTTAACTTTTCCTTTTTTCTTTCTTAAAAAATATGCTATAATAGAGAGTAAAAAACTTTGAAAGAAAGAAAAAGATGAATTTAAAAGATTACATTGCAACAATTGAAAATTATCCGAAGGAAGGAATTACCTTCCGTGATATCAGTCCTTTGATGGCTGATGGAAATGCTTATAGCTATGCTGTTCGTGAAATCGTTCAATATGCTACTGACAAGAAAATTGATATGATCGTAGGGCCTGAAGCTCGTGGTTTTATCGTGGGCTGTCCAGTTGCCTTTGAGTTGGGAATTGGTTTTGCACCTGTTCGTAAGCCAGGTAAATTGCCACGCGAAGTTATTTCTGCTGACTATGAAAAAGAGTACGGGGTTGATACCTTAACTATGCATGCTGATGCCATTAAGCCAGGTCAACGTGTTCTTATCGTAGATGACCTCTTGGCAACAGGTGGAACTGTTAAGGCAACTATCGAGATGATTGAAAAACTTGGTGGTGTTGTAGCAGGTTGTGCCTTCCTTGTTGAATTGGATGAATTGAACGGTCGTGAAAAAATCGGTGACTACGATTACAAAGTTCTTATGCATTATTAATGAAAAACAGTCCCTAGGGCTGTTTTCTCTACATTAGGATATAAAAATAGACTATAGCTAGTTAGAGAAAAACTATAATTGAAAACTATATCTTCTTACAGTATAATAAAGGAAACAAGTGTTTACATTTTAACTCTAAACACAAGCAATTATTCCTGAAAGAGTACAGTTAGGAGAGGGTTATGCCTATTCGAATTGATAAAAAATTGCCAGCTGTTGAGATTTTACGGACAGAGAATATCTTTGTCATGGATGATCAACGTGCTGCACACCAAGATATTCGTCCCTTGAAGATTTTAATTTTAAATCTCATGCCACAGAAAATGGTCACAGAGACCCAGTTGTTGCGCCACTTGGCTAATACACCCCTGCAACTGGATATTGATTTTCTCTATATGGAAAGCCACCGCTCTAAGACAACTCGTTCAGAGCACATGGAGACCTTTTATAAAACTTTTCCTGAAGTTAAGGACGAGTATTTTGATGGCATGATTATCACGGGTGCTCCAGTTGAGCATTTACCATTTGAGGAAGTGGACTATTGGGAGGAATTCAGTCAGGTAATCGAGTGGTCCAAGACCCACGTCTATTCGACGCTTCATATCTGCTGGGGTGCCCAGGCTGGTCTTTATCTGCGTTATGGGGT encodes the following:
- a CDS encoding uracil-DNA glycosylase family protein, with product MSQIERIKQAIMADPQNVDYTKRGIEPLFAAPKTARINIIGQAPGLKTQEAGLYWKDKSGDRLRDWLGVDEDTFYNSGYFAVLPMDFYFPGHGKSGDLPPRAGFAEKWHPQLLRELPDIQLTLLIGQYAQAYYLREKVSGKVTERVKHYQNYLPTYFPLVHPSPRNQIWMAKNPWFESEVVPDLKKRIKTIL
- a CDS encoding rhodanese-like domain-containing protein — its product is MKEITFDAFYQLYQNDQLSLVDVREVDEFETLHLEGAHNLPLSQLADSYDQLDKDQLHYVICKAGMRSARACQFLSEQGYNVINVQGGMTAFEEL
- the brnQ gene encoding branched-chain amino acid transport system II carrier protein → MAKKGALTGLLLFGIFFGAGNLIFPPSLGALSGEHFLPAIAGFVFSGVGIAVLTLIIGTLNPKGYIHEISTKIAPWFATLYLVVLYLSIGPFFAIPRTATTAYEVGISPLLSDANKGLGLIVFTLLYFAAAYLISLNPSKILDRIGRILTPVFAILIVILVVLGAIKYGGTSPQAASAAYQASAFGTGFLEGYNTLDALASVAFSVIAVQTLKQLGFSSKKEYISTIWVVGIVVALAFSALYIGLGFLGNHFPVPAEAMKGGTPGVYILSQATQEIFGSTAQLFLAAMVTVTCFTTTVGLIVSTAEFFNERFPQISYKVYATAFTLIGFAIANLGLDAIIKYSIPVLVILYPITIAIVMIVIVNKFVALSKPGMQLTIAVVTAIAIASVLGSSFKVEFLANLVNALPFAKASLPWLVPAVVGILLSLVLPNKQESDVFEME
- a CDS encoding M42 family metallopeptidase, whose amino-acid sequence is MNQTVEYIKELTAIASPTGFTREISDYLVKTLDGFGYQPVRTAKGGVNVTIKGQNDEEHRYVTAHVDTLGAIVRAVKPDGRLKMDRIGGFPWNMIEGENCTVHVASTGQKVSGTILIHQTSCHVYKDAGTAERTQDNMEVRLDAKVTNEKETRALGIEVGDFISFDPRTFVTETGFIKSRHLDDKVSAAILLNLLRIYKEEKIELPITTHFAFSVFEEVGHGANSNIPAQVVEYLAVDMGAMGDDQQTDEYTVSICVKDASGPYHYDFRQHLVDLAKEQDIPFKLDIYPFYGSDASAAMSAGAEVKHALLGAGIESSHSYERTHIDSVVATERMVDAYLKSALVD
- a CDS encoding HIT family protein codes for the protein MCLICQRIELIKKGENPYFVRELETGYLVIGDHQYFAGYSLFLAKEHVTELHHLEKETRIRFLEEMSLVQEAVAKSFAAEKMNIELLGNGDAHLHWHLFPRRTGDMNGHGLKGRGPVWWVPFEEMTAETCQAKPDEMKRLVKHLSLEVDKLLEIKE
- the ldcB gene encoding LD-carboxypeptidase LdcB/DacB; translated protein: MKKRYLILTALLALSLAACSQEKAKNEDGAAKTEQTAKADGTVGSKPQGAAQKKAEVVNKGDYYSIQGKYDEIIVANKHYPLSKDYNPGENPTAKAELVKLIKAMQEAGFPISDHYSGFRSYETQNKLYQDYVNQDGKEAADRYSARPGYSEHQTGLAFDVIGTDGDLVTEEKAAQWLLDHAADYGFVVRYLKGKEKETGYMAEEWHLRYVGKEAKEIAESGLSLEEYYGFEGGDYVN
- the rplK gene encoding 50S ribosomal protein L11; its protein translation is MAKKVEKLVKLQIPAGKATPAPPVGPALGQAGINIMGFTKEFNARTADQAGMIIPVVISVYEDKSFTFITKTPPAAVLLKKAAGVEKGSGTPNKTKVATVTRAQVQEIAETKMPDLNAANVESAMRMIEGTARSMGFTVVD
- the rplA gene encoding 50S ribosomal protein L1 yields the protein MAKKSKQLRAALEKIDSTKAYSVEEAVALAKETNFAKFDATVEVAYNLNIDVKKADQQIRGAMVLPNGTGKTSRVLVFARGAKAEEAKAAGADFVGEDDLVAKINDGWLDFDVVIATPDMMALVGRLGRVLGPRNLMPNPKTGTVTMDVAKAVEESKGGKITYRADRAGNVQAIIGKVSFEAEKLVENFKAFNETIQKAKPATAKGTYVTNLTITTTQGVGIKVDVNSL
- a CDS encoding class I SAM-dependent methyltransferase; this translates as MGKKRLRPGGKRATDWLIAEGGFSKEKRILEVACNRGTTAIELAQRFGCKITAVDMDAQALEVAKKSAETAGVDHLIRFERANAMKLPYEDASFDIVINEAMLTMQADQAKKKCVMEYLRVLKPEGLLLTHDVLLKEAKESVRQELSQAIHVNVGPLTQDGWEQVMIESGYRDVKVLTGEMTLMKLSGMIYDEGWLGTLKICVNACKKENRKQFLTMYKMFAKNKQKLGFIAMASYKSSNR
- a CDS encoding adenine phosphoribosyltransferase yields the protein MNLKDYIATIENYPKEGITFRDISPLMADGNAYSYAVREIVQYATDKKIDMIVGPEARGFIVGCPVAFELGIGFAPVRKPGKLPREVISADYEKEYGVDTLTMHADAIKPGQRVLIVDDLLATGGTVKATIEMIEKLGGVVAGCAFLVELDELNGREKIGDYDYKVLMHY